In the genome of Andrena cerasifolii isolate SP2316 chromosome 5, iyAndCera1_principal, whole genome shotgun sequence, one region contains:
- the Patr-1 gene encoding protein associated with topo II related - 1 isoform X1: MADFFFGFDTTVANTSSLEEVLDCLLEEDDIGEEEEYDALNDETFGSEANIGDWEKDHEKLSEIAESSRPHNQNVLSKKNGVDTDVEDNLSHLVLDDKEGIVPRPGVWDSPTNLSFPKPRPSLILQAALTNVCTVEELEKGLIANRPPPGLAKPVQLQQHQQQQQQLPPQKSDGSLIFGSLSVPPRFPPGLGIPPPHPVVLPPNIRYPHPQFVQHPRLLPNQTGNVLRYPVATHLMLPHTPQRQPIHGSFCSNFPQPPHSNLGPPPFLRTDHGMVPSYSNNQTGHHQQQHSFSHSATQRNQNRPFQYGEQQGNHQPFFKNNHHYRNHERNNQQHYHYYHHPQGMNGLMNSDECDEYAGLMSNREKQWLINIQLLQLNTNEPYVDDYYYTVFCDKKNKQDANQDQKDRKHHNNNNNNGYHRDSRDRDQSHLVLSKTIHTPPQFENSLGKLQFTSVTAPRKIIDMDLVPNSDPQSIAQIQQKDTKKTRQLLLEIERLYVIQLRLEDLHNPLALLSEQQNLEKEKEASSAVKRTSPELINMMMMSLIQLIQEDKLTSMLSIRKGKALLLRFMPYLNVMEHRNQLEELWNVIFRGLAVIGRRDSHLLISFYSEFQRWFTIVQDFSTILGLARSLSDSASHPIKNNSLAFALTNKFGVSVIASMLEHAESLYPTDDSLSSEWSSFVANVVEITGETAPCVAPCRPIAGITLKQHLNRLSHLKSERYTTLELLLTDANPSR; the protein is encoded by the exons ATGGCAGACTTCTTTTTCGGTTTCGATACAACAGTTGCA AATACTAGCAGTTTAGAAGAGGTGCTGGATTGCTTGTTAGAAGAAGACGATATCGGAGAAGAGGAGGAATACGATGCATTAAACGACGAAACTTTTGGTTCGGAAGCCAATATCGGTGACTGGGAGAAAGACCATGAAAAACTTTCGGAGATTGCAGAATCCAGTCGTCCTCATAACCAAAATGTTCTTAGCAAAAAG AACGGAGTGGATACGGATGTGGAAGATAATTTGTCGCATTTAGTATTAGATGATAAAGAAGGAATTGTTCCTCGACCTGGAGTATGGGATAGTCCTACTAATTTATCATTTCCTAAACCGCGACCGTCTCTAATCCTACAAGCGGCGTTAACGAATGTATGCACCGTCGAAGAATTGGAAAAGGGTCTCATCGCGAATAGACCTCCACCAGGATTGGCGAAGCCTGTTCAGTTGCAACAgcaccagcagcagcaacaacaactaCCACCACAAAAATCCGATGGATCGCTTATTTTCGGGTCGCTGTCCGTTCCACCACGTTTTCCACCGGGGCTGGGTATACCACCTCCCCATCCTGTTGTTTTGCCACCAAATATAAGATATCCACACCCTCAGTTTGTACAACATCCTAGGCTATTGCCAA ATCAAACCGGAAATGTCCTGAGGTATCCCGTAGCGACGCACTTGATGCTGCCACACACTCCACAGAGGCAGCCAATTCATGGTTCCTTTTGCAGTAATTTTCCT CAACCCCCGCATTCGAATTTAGGGCCTCCCCCATTCTTGCGAACGGATCATGGCATGGTGCCCTCGTATTCCAATAATCAGACTGGCCACCACCAGCAGCAGCATTCGTTTTCGCATTCTGCCACCCAGAGAAACCAAAACAGACCTTTTCAGTACGGGGAGCAGCAAGGAAATCATCAgccgttttttaaaaataatcacCATTATCGTAACCATGAGCGAAATAATCAGCAACATTaccattattatcatcatcCTCAAGGAATGAATGGACTGATGAATTCGGACGAATGCGACGAATATGCTGGTCTTATGAGCAATCGGGAGAAACAGTGGTTAATCAACATTCAGTTACTTCAACTAAACACGAACGAACCATATGTCGACGACTACTATTACACCGTCTTTTGCGATAAAAAGAATAAACAGGACGCGAACCAAGATCAAAAGGATAGGAAGCatcataataacaataataacaatggtTACCACAGGGACTCTAG GGATCGCGACCAATCTCATCTGGTGTTGTCGAAGACAATACATACGCCACCGCAATTTGAGAATTCTTTAGGAAAGCTGCAGTTCACCAGTGTAACAGCACCGCGCAAGATTATCGATATGGATCTTGTACCAAATAGTGATCCTCAATCGATCGCGCAAATCCAGcaaaaagatacaaaaaaaacGCGACAGTTGTTGCTAGAGATTGAAAGG TTGTATGTAATCCAATTACGTCTCGAAGATCTGCATAATCCTTTGGCTCTGCTTAGCGAGCAACAAAACCTGGAAAAAGAGAAGGAAGCGAGCAGTGCTGTTAAAAGGACTAGCCCAGAGTTAATAAACATGATGATGATGTCCCTTATTCAATTGATACAAGAGGACAAATTGACGAGCATGCTGAGCATTCGGAAAGGGAAG GCGCTGCTATTGAGGTTCATGCCGTACTTGAACGTGATGGAACATCGTAACCAATTGGAGGAATTGTGGAACGTGATATTCCGAGGACTAGCTGTTATAGGACGTAGAGATTCTCACTTGCTGATATCCTTCTACTCGGAATTCCAACGTTGGTTTACTATCGTACAAGACTTTAGTACTATACTTGGACTAGCTCGATCGTTATCCGACTCCGCTAGTCATCCGATAAAGAACAATAGCTTAGCTTTCGCGCTCACGAATAag TTTGGCGTGTCCGTGATAGCATCGATGTTGGAGCATGCCGAAAGCTTATATCCTACGGATGATTCGTTATCTTCCGAATGGTCGTCCTTCGTAGCGAACGTGGTCGAAATAACCGGTGAGACAGCACCCTGTGTCGCGCCTTGTCGACCAATCGCTGGCATCACGCTCAAGCAGCATTTAAATCGACTGTCTCATTTGAAAAGTGAGAGATACACAACCCTGGAACTTCTGCTAACCGATGCCAACCCTTCCCGATAG
- the Patr-1 gene encoding protein associated with topo II related - 1 isoform X2: MYLLLPPQAVMENTSSLEEVLDCLLEEDDIGEEEEYDALNDETFGSEANIGDWEKDHEKLSEIAESSRPHNQNVLSKKNGVDTDVEDNLSHLVLDDKEGIVPRPGVWDSPTNLSFPKPRPSLILQAALTNVCTVEELEKGLIANRPPPGLAKPVQLQQHQQQQQQLPPQKSDGSLIFGSLSVPPRFPPGLGIPPPHPVVLPPNIRYPHPQFVQHPRLLPNQTGNVLRYPVATHLMLPHTPQRQPIHGSFCSNFPQPPHSNLGPPPFLRTDHGMVPSYSNNQTGHHQQQHSFSHSATQRNQNRPFQYGEQQGNHQPFFKNNHHYRNHERNNQQHYHYYHHPQGMNGLMNSDECDEYAGLMSNREKQWLINIQLLQLNTNEPYVDDYYYTVFCDKKNKQDANQDQKDRKHHNNNNNNGYHRDSRDRDQSHLVLSKTIHTPPQFENSLGKLQFTSVTAPRKIIDMDLVPNSDPQSIAQIQQKDTKKTRQLLLEIERLYVIQLRLEDLHNPLALLSEQQNLEKEKEASSAVKRTSPELINMMMMSLIQLIQEDKLTSMLSIRKGKALLLRFMPYLNVMEHRNQLEELWNVIFRGLAVIGRRDSHLLISFYSEFQRWFTIVQDFSTILGLARSLSDSASHPIKNNSLAFALTNKFGVSVIASMLEHAESLYPTDDSLSSEWSSFVANVVEITGETAPCVAPCRPIAGITLKQHLNRLSHLKSERYTTLELLLTDANPSR, from the exons ATGTACCTACTACTACCTCCTCAAGCGGTCATGGAG AATACTAGCAGTTTAGAAGAGGTGCTGGATTGCTTGTTAGAAGAAGACGATATCGGAGAAGAGGAGGAATACGATGCATTAAACGACGAAACTTTTGGTTCGGAAGCCAATATCGGTGACTGGGAGAAAGACCATGAAAAACTTTCGGAGATTGCAGAATCCAGTCGTCCTCATAACCAAAATGTTCTTAGCAAAAAG AACGGAGTGGATACGGATGTGGAAGATAATTTGTCGCATTTAGTATTAGATGATAAAGAAGGAATTGTTCCTCGACCTGGAGTATGGGATAGTCCTACTAATTTATCATTTCCTAAACCGCGACCGTCTCTAATCCTACAAGCGGCGTTAACGAATGTATGCACCGTCGAAGAATTGGAAAAGGGTCTCATCGCGAATAGACCTCCACCAGGATTGGCGAAGCCTGTTCAGTTGCAACAgcaccagcagcagcaacaacaactaCCACCACAAAAATCCGATGGATCGCTTATTTTCGGGTCGCTGTCCGTTCCACCACGTTTTCCACCGGGGCTGGGTATACCACCTCCCCATCCTGTTGTTTTGCCACCAAATATAAGATATCCACACCCTCAGTTTGTACAACATCCTAGGCTATTGCCAA ATCAAACCGGAAATGTCCTGAGGTATCCCGTAGCGACGCACTTGATGCTGCCACACACTCCACAGAGGCAGCCAATTCATGGTTCCTTTTGCAGTAATTTTCCT CAACCCCCGCATTCGAATTTAGGGCCTCCCCCATTCTTGCGAACGGATCATGGCATGGTGCCCTCGTATTCCAATAATCAGACTGGCCACCACCAGCAGCAGCATTCGTTTTCGCATTCTGCCACCCAGAGAAACCAAAACAGACCTTTTCAGTACGGGGAGCAGCAAGGAAATCATCAgccgttttttaaaaataatcacCATTATCGTAACCATGAGCGAAATAATCAGCAACATTaccattattatcatcatcCTCAAGGAATGAATGGACTGATGAATTCGGACGAATGCGACGAATATGCTGGTCTTATGAGCAATCGGGAGAAACAGTGGTTAATCAACATTCAGTTACTTCAACTAAACACGAACGAACCATATGTCGACGACTACTATTACACCGTCTTTTGCGATAAAAAGAATAAACAGGACGCGAACCAAGATCAAAAGGATAGGAAGCatcataataacaataataacaatggtTACCACAGGGACTCTAG GGATCGCGACCAATCTCATCTGGTGTTGTCGAAGACAATACATACGCCACCGCAATTTGAGAATTCTTTAGGAAAGCTGCAGTTCACCAGTGTAACAGCACCGCGCAAGATTATCGATATGGATCTTGTACCAAATAGTGATCCTCAATCGATCGCGCAAATCCAGcaaaaagatacaaaaaaaacGCGACAGTTGTTGCTAGAGATTGAAAGG TTGTATGTAATCCAATTACGTCTCGAAGATCTGCATAATCCTTTGGCTCTGCTTAGCGAGCAACAAAACCTGGAAAAAGAGAAGGAAGCGAGCAGTGCTGTTAAAAGGACTAGCCCAGAGTTAATAAACATGATGATGATGTCCCTTATTCAATTGATACAAGAGGACAAATTGACGAGCATGCTGAGCATTCGGAAAGGGAAG GCGCTGCTATTGAGGTTCATGCCGTACTTGAACGTGATGGAACATCGTAACCAATTGGAGGAATTGTGGAACGTGATATTCCGAGGACTAGCTGTTATAGGACGTAGAGATTCTCACTTGCTGATATCCTTCTACTCGGAATTCCAACGTTGGTTTACTATCGTACAAGACTTTAGTACTATACTTGGACTAGCTCGATCGTTATCCGACTCCGCTAGTCATCCGATAAAGAACAATAGCTTAGCTTTCGCGCTCACGAATAag TTTGGCGTGTCCGTGATAGCATCGATGTTGGAGCATGCCGAAAGCTTATATCCTACGGATGATTCGTTATCTTCCGAATGGTCGTCCTTCGTAGCGAACGTGGTCGAAATAACCGGTGAGACAGCACCCTGTGTCGCGCCTTGTCGACCAATCGCTGGCATCACGCTCAAGCAGCATTTAAATCGACTGTCTCATTTGAAAAGTGAGAGATACACAACCCTGGAACTTCTGCTAACCGATGCCAACCCTTCCCGATAG
- the LOC143368918 gene encoding 43 kDa receptor-associated protein of the synapse homolog isoform X1, protein MSWESISSRDYLGGPASHQLSATALLGSPDGSRHPLDVCEFAEEDYGQQHSNGNGHYQNGRSSAGLWECLIGCRRRLDQHLARRRVEQGLKLYRAHKQQAAVRKWRGALKNIRQREDKFALLGYLYQAYMDWGKYRDSIDFGHKQLCISEELDSPNMRAEAYLNLARAHERLGALDRALDYARHSLYNECDQCATAGLVHLTVGRVHLELAGFCKALEAFQRAHKIAHSIQDPSLELQVYVGLSELFCRLHDADKSARYAARAYDLSRSLQLGDLNSRHHRAALLQMAAALRKKGELGDAHDYCSEATRLSLVSGDQASYARSIRIMGDIYRKKSDISKAFRQYESAMGSAAATGDRLCQMEAMDGAARCLEALRLQHKICNCRPLEFNTRLLEVAGSVGAKFLVRIVRSRLSRIYGSLGDEEQKAHHERLAAAMEEDLELRCGGCNEPFGLEADSLEALPCSHILHARCAYDILKRRDKKKKRLCPDCHKSVSSRLYLHCEDPHGMSTLNHSSLSLASLRASSLATLDDCHATSSV, encoded by the exons ATGTCATGGGAATCTATCTCGTCGAGAGACTATCTCGG AGGTCCGGCCAGCCATCAGCTGTCGGCGACCGCGTTGCTGGGTAGTCCGGACGGGTCGCGTCATCCCCTCGACGTATGCGAATTCGCCGAGGAGGACTATGGCCAGCAGCATTCCAACGGGAACGGCCATTATCAGAACGGACGTTCCAGCGCTGGTTTGTGGGAATGTCTGATCGGCTGTAGGCGGCGATTGGATCAGCATTTGGCTCGGAGGCGG GTTGAACAGGGCTTGAAGTTGTACCGTGCCCACAAGCAGCAGGCTGCTGTTCGCAAATGGAGGGGCGCTCTGAAGAACATCAGGCAGCGAGAAGACAAATTCGCTCTCCTCGGTTACCTGTATCAAGCTTACATGGATTGGGGAAAATACAG GGACAGCATTGACTTCGGTCACAAGCAACTGTGCATTTCGGAAGAGCTGGATTCGCCGAATATGCGAGCAGAAGCGTACTTGAACTTGGCAAGGGCTCACGAAAGATTGGGCGCGCTCGATAGGGCCCTGGATTACGCCCGGCACAG TTTGTACAACGAATGCGATCAGTGCGCTACCGCTGGATTGGTTCATTTAACCGTAGGCAGAGTTCATTTGGAGCTGGCAGGATTTTGCAAAGCTCTGGAAGCTTTTCAGAGAGCCCACAAAATTGCTCATTCGATACAAGACCCTTCGTTGGAACTACAA GTGTACGTAGGCCTATCGGAGCTTTTCTGCAGATTACACGACGCCGACAAAAGCGCGAGGTACGCGGCACGGGCGTACGATCTATCGAGAAGTTTACAGCTGGGAGATTTAAACTCGCGGCATCACAGAGCGGCTCTTCTCCAGATGGCCGCGGCGCTCCGGAAGAAAGGAGAGCTCGGCGATGCCCACGATTATTGTTCG GAAGCAACCCGATTGTCGctcgtctccggagatcaagcAAGTTATGCGAGAAGTATACGAATAATGGGAGACATTTATAGGAAAAAGTCCGACATAAGC AAAGCGTTTCGGCAGTACGAGAGCGCTATGGGATCGGCGGCAGCGACCGGGGATCGGCTCTGCCAAATGGAAGCGATGGACGGTGCCGCGAGGTGTCTCGAGGCTCTTCGTCTCCAGCACAAAATATGCAACTGTCGTCCTCTGGAGTTCAACACGAGATTGCTCGAAGTGGCTGGATCGGTCGGTGCTAAG TTCCTGGTACGAATCGTAAGGTCCAGGCTCTCTCGAATCTATGGCTCTCTCGGGGACGAGGAACAAAAGGCTCATCACGAGAGATTAGCCGCGGCGATGGAGGAAGATTTGGAGCTACGATGCGGTGGCTGTAACGAGCCCTTCGGCCTCGAAGCCGACTCCTTGGAGGCGTTGCCCTGCTCTCACATATTACACGCCAG GTGCGCGTACGACATATTGAAGAGACgtgataaaaagaagaaacgtttGTGCCCCGACTGTCACAAGTCTGTTAGTTCACGATTGTACCTGCATTGCGAAGACCCACACGGCATGAGTACTTTAAATCACAGTTCCTTGAGTCTGGCATCCTTGAGAGCCAGCAGTCTAGCCACGCTGGACGACTGTCACGCCACGAGCAGCGTTTGA
- the LOC143368918 gene encoding 43 kDa receptor-associated protein of the synapse homolog isoform X2, whose amino-acid sequence MEGRSEEHQAARRQIRSPRLPVSSLHGLGKIQTRDVEKSCHFRDSIDFGHKQLCISEELDSPNMRAEAYLNLARAHERLGALDRALDYARHSLYNECDQCATAGLVHLTVGRVHLELAGFCKALEAFQRAHKIAHSIQDPSLELQVYVGLSELFCRLHDADKSARYAARAYDLSRSLQLGDLNSRHHRAALLQMAAALRKKGELGDAHDYCSEATRLSLVSGDQASYARSIRIMGDIYRKKSDISKAFRQYESAMGSAAATGDRLCQMEAMDGAARCLEALRLQHKICNCRPLEFNTRLLEVAGSVGAKFLVRIVRSRLSRIYGSLGDEEQKAHHERLAAAMEEDLELRCGGCNEPFGLEADSLEALPCSHILHARCAYDILKRRDKKKKRLCPDCHKSVSSRLYLHCEDPHGMSTLNHSSLSLASLRASSLATLDDCHATSSV is encoded by the exons ATGGAGGGGCGCTCTGAAGAACATCAGGCAGCGAGAAGACAAATTCGCTCTCCTCGGTTACCTGTATCAAGCTTACATGGATTGGGGAAAATACAG ACACGGGACGTGGAGAAATCCTGTCATTTCAGGGACAGCATTGACTTCGGTCACAAGCAACTGTGCATTTCGGAAGAGCTGGATTCGCCGAATATGCGAGCAGAAGCGTACTTGAACTTGGCAAGGGCTCACGAAAGATTGGGCGCGCTCGATAGGGCCCTGGATTACGCCCGGCACAG TTTGTACAACGAATGCGATCAGTGCGCTACCGCTGGATTGGTTCATTTAACCGTAGGCAGAGTTCATTTGGAGCTGGCAGGATTTTGCAAAGCTCTGGAAGCTTTTCAGAGAGCCCACAAAATTGCTCATTCGATACAAGACCCTTCGTTGGAACTACAA GTGTACGTAGGCCTATCGGAGCTTTTCTGCAGATTACACGACGCCGACAAAAGCGCGAGGTACGCGGCACGGGCGTACGATCTATCGAGAAGTTTACAGCTGGGAGATTTAAACTCGCGGCATCACAGAGCGGCTCTTCTCCAGATGGCCGCGGCGCTCCGGAAGAAAGGAGAGCTCGGCGATGCCCACGATTATTGTTCG GAAGCAACCCGATTGTCGctcgtctccggagatcaagcAAGTTATGCGAGAAGTATACGAATAATGGGAGACATTTATAGGAAAAAGTCCGACATAAGC AAAGCGTTTCGGCAGTACGAGAGCGCTATGGGATCGGCGGCAGCGACCGGGGATCGGCTCTGCCAAATGGAAGCGATGGACGGTGCCGCGAGGTGTCTCGAGGCTCTTCGTCTCCAGCACAAAATATGCAACTGTCGTCCTCTGGAGTTCAACACGAGATTGCTCGAAGTGGCTGGATCGGTCGGTGCTAAG TTCCTGGTACGAATCGTAAGGTCCAGGCTCTCTCGAATCTATGGCTCTCTCGGGGACGAGGAACAAAAGGCTCATCACGAGAGATTAGCCGCGGCGATGGAGGAAGATTTGGAGCTACGATGCGGTGGCTGTAACGAGCCCTTCGGCCTCGAAGCCGACTCCTTGGAGGCGTTGCCCTGCTCTCACATATTACACGCCAG GTGCGCGTACGACATATTGAAGAGACgtgataaaaagaagaaacgtttGTGCCCCGACTGTCACAAGTCTGTTAGTTCACGATTGTACCTGCATTGCGAAGACCCACACGGCATGAGTACTTTAAATCACAGTTCCTTGAGTCTGGCATCCTTGAGAGCCAGCAGTCTAGCCACGCTGGACGACTGTCACGCCACGAGCAGCGTTTGA
- the Nau gene encoding myogenic-determination protein nautilus yields MTLVTDALSYACQAAYQARPSSYDSYRHHHLQLRHHPPHGHHYYHRFHHHRHHHHYHNHHHHRRRRGYPSSTEQPPSIDYLQGYLQLQGTVDEEGRSVGQAVENVSQLESTSSQRYRLQSSRYVLDSDDTSSVVSGDPTADLDTVSVEAEESNEGNDSNGPNEPNDPNDPNEPDEPGEPSESNERSNESNESELSEHVPHPHVALDATAPSHGARRCLLWACKACKKKTVTVDRRKAATLRERRRLRKVNEAFEVLKRRTSNNPNQRLPKVEILRNAIEYIEGLEALLQADGSSATQDRGLAEHAGADSPRYMTERLRQFSDPLARFQPINGFDHAEPQSPQVCGSSLDRLNMIVQSINETSRPTSETARRAVGTLPTN; encoded by the exons ATGACCCTCGTAACGGACGCGTTGTCCTACGCGTGTCAAGCCGCCTACCAGGCTAGACCTTCGTCTTACGACTCGTACCGGCATCATCACCTCCAACTTCGACATCATCCTCCTCACGGACATCACTATTACCATCGCTTCCATCACCACCGCCACCACCATCATTATCACAACCATCACCATCACCGTCGCCGACGCGGCTACCCGTCGTCTACCGAGCAGCCGCCAAGCATCGACTACTTGCAAGGATACCTGCAGCTCCAAGGAACCGTGGACGAGGAAGGAAGAAGCGTCGGCCAGGCGGTGGAGAACGTCTCGCAACTAGAATCCACGAGTTCGCAGCGTTACCG GTTGCAGTCATCTCGGTATGTTCTGGATTCGGACGACACGTCGTCGGTGGTATCGGGGGATCCTACCGCCGATCTTGACACGGTGTCTGTCGAGGCGGAGGAGAGCAACGAGGGTAACGATTCCAACGGACCGAACGAGCCAAACGATCCAAACGATCCTAACGAGCCGGACGAGCCTGGCGAGCCCAGCGAATCCAACGAAAGGAGCAACGAATCGAATGAGAGCGAGCTGAGCGAGCACGTACCTCATCCTCACGTGGCGCTGGACGCGACAGCGCCGAGCCACGGGGCGCGCAGATGCCTCCTTTGGGCTTGCAAGGCATGCAAGAAGAAAACCGTGACCGTCGATAGAAGGAAAGCGGCCACCCTGCGGGAGAGAAGGCGCTTGAGAAAG GTGAACGAGGCGTTCGAGGTTCTGAAGAGGAGGACGAGCAACAATCCTAATCAACGGCTGCCGAAAGTGGAGATCCTACGAAACGCGATCGAATACATAGAAGGTCTGGAGGCGCTGCTGCAAGCTGACGGATCCTCGGCCACCCAAGATCGTGGTTTAGCCGAACACGCG GGCGCGGATTCACCGCGGTACATGACGGAAAGACTGAGGCAATTCTCGGATCCTTTGGCAAGGTTTCAACCCATCAACG GATTCGACCATGCAGAGCCGCAGTCGCCCCAGGTCTGCGGGAGCAGTTTGGACCGCCTGAACATGATCGTTCAGAGTATCAACGAAACGTCTCGTCCGACCAGCGAAACGGCGCGACGCGCAGTCGGCACCCTCCCCACCAATTAG
- the LOC143368926 gene encoding uncharacterized protein LOC143368926: protein MKRVLGLMSFVAIVALLTAASDISEQCEIHEQTRITCHCVGNEELFLPEGYNYENVTSLRITSCTFANLHFSSLTEANRITEIIVQNISERLIFELFLTSKKMKRLKLSNIRRIPLITRDTFLSLSSIETVRIEDARIDNFEERFTDIAINNFSMMNVTIRRIDGLNFSEKGGTLRIENSEFQNVTGPLNFAYFSSVEILRSKFHLSKPGHLLIEGDLVFIENCVLSNASANVVAAESITINASCADGKSSMRLSASRIESVNNRLPTEIVYTKNKRVSERFLNRNNTVCIAGNCKCPRSGSESMLRRTATILTMFALHVFLAATTPTSAIL from the exons ATGAAGAGGGTGTTGGGATTGATGAGTTTCGTGGCAATCGTGGCATTACTCACCGCGGCAAGCGATATCAGTGAACAATGCGAAATTCACGAACAGACAAGGATCACGTGCCACTGCGTTGGAAACGAG GAACTTTTCCTGCCCGAAGGGTACAACTACGAGAACGTGACGAGCCTGCGGATCACATCCTGCACGTTCGCGAATCTTCACTTCTCCAGTTTGACGGAAGCCAATCGAATCACGGAAATCATCGTGCAAAACATCAGCGAGCGTTTAATCTTCGAGCTGTTTCTGACttcgaagaagatgaagcgacTGAAATTGTCCAACATCCGACGGATACCACTGATAACGCGCGACACCTTCCTCAGTCTGAGCAGCATCGAGACCGTCAGGATCGAGGACGCGCGAATCGATAATTTCGAGGAGCGATTCACCGATATCGCGATAAATAACTTCTCGATGATGAACGTTACGATAAGACGTATCGATGGATTGAATTTCTCGGAGAAGGGCGGAACGCTGCGTATAGAAAATAGCGAGTTTCAAAACGTAACGGGCCCCCTGAATTTCGCATACTTCTCCAGCGTAGAGATTCTCCGTTCCAAGTTTCATTTGTCGAAGCCAGGTCACCTGTTGATCGAAGGCGACCTTGTTTTCATCGAGAACTGTGTTCTCTCCAACGCCAGCGCGAACGTAGTTGCCGCGGAGAGCATTACGATAAACGCCAGCTGCGCGGACGGGAAAAGCTCTATGAGACTTTCGGCCAGCAGAATCGAGAGTGTGAACAATCGATTGCCTACCGAGATAGTGTATACCAAGAACAAACGGGTATCCGAGCGGTTTTTAAACCGTAACAATACAGTCTGTATCGCTGGCAACTGCAAATGCCCAAGAAGTGGTAGTGAAAGTATGCTACGAAGAACAGCGACGATTCTCACAATGTTTGCCTTGCATGTTTTCCTCGCGGCCACTACACCGACGTCGGCGATTCTCTAA